A window of Maioricimonas rarisocia genomic DNA:
GCTGCAGTTCCTTCGACCGGAGGATCTCCTCGGCGATCGGCCAGGTCTTCTCGTGCAGTTCGTTCGCCGAGAGACGGTCCGGATTGCCATCGGCTGCGGTGCCGTGAAGCGACGGCAGATCGTTGGCGTTCTCCCGGAAGGACGCGAACGCTTCCTCGGTCCCCGCGAAGATCAGCGGCGCGTGACTCTGGTACACGACTGGATGAATCGCGTCCCGCACGATCCGCATGTAGGCGGCCATGTCGATCTCGAGGGCGTTCTCCTCGTGACCGTGGTACATGGCCGTGTCGTGCTGTGCATCGGCCTGGGGTCGCGGCTGCATCGAGTGGAAGTTCAACTCCCGTTCCCGTTCCCGCTGCAGGGCCTGGTCCACGTTCTCCGGCAGATCGTCCAGTGTCCGCTCGTGAAGACCGAACTTCGAGCCTTCGAAGAAGCGGCAGGAGTCGGGACTGACGGCGATGACGTAGTAGTGCCCTGACGGCTGGGTGGCCGGGATCAGCGGCGTCACCCGAAATGAATCGTCGACGACGACTTCGTCTTCGAAGGATTGCCCGGTCTGGTAGATCCTCACGAAGTCCCGGGCCAGGAAGATTGCCAGTCCGTCCGCCTGATGCGTCCAGAACCGATCGTGGTCGAGGAGCTCCGATGCCGGCTGCAGCAGTGGCCGGATATCTCCCTGGTCATAGCCGAGTGACTCCAGCTGGTCCGAAGCTTCGGCCAGCAGATTTTTCAGCCGAATCGGATTCTGATGCGAATCGGGTGCGGACCGGAACGTCTTCAGGTACAGGCTGACATGAGGTCCTTCCTGTACGGGGGCGAGTTCCAGAAGCTGTGCACGTGTCAGTACGTCCATGGTATCGTCTCCTTTCGGCTCAGTTACGGAACGTTCGCGAGCGTCACCACCGCCGTTCAGGCAGCCTGAACGGGATCGAGTGGTGTGGCCGACGACTGTCGGCCCTGCTCGGCGTTTCGGACCATGATCAACTCGGCGATGTTGTCGAGCGTGATCAGGCCAACCACCTGTCCGTCGCGGAGGACGGGGAGTGTCTGACAGCCCAGTTGATGCATTCGCTCAAGTGTGTCGTTGAGGCGATCGTTCTCGTCGGCGGTCTCGCTGGTGACTGTGAAGGCGTCCCGGATCGACGCCTCGGGGCCGTGCTCCTTCAGGCCGTTGGCCAGATCTTCCCGACGCAACAGTCCCCGGTAGCCGCTTTCGTCGACGACCGGGAACTCGTGTTGGGACCCGGCCAGCAACTGGTCGATTGCGTGCTGCAGCGTGCTGTCGGGATGCAGCGTCTGAAACCGGGTCAGCATCGCGGAGCCCGCAGGGAACCCGCGGAGGGATTCCCGCAGGTCGACCGTCTGGGCTTCTGCTTCGGCCCCCATGTAGACGAACAGCGCGATGAACAGCAGCAGCGGATTGACGAAGAAGCCGGCGATTCCGAAGAGAATCGCCATCATCTGGCCCAGGCTGGCCGCGATGTGTGTTGCCCGGCGATAGTCCATCCGCGTCGCGAGGAGGGCGCGAAGGATCCGGCCGCCGTCCATCGGGAACGCCGGCAGAACGTTGAACAGAACCAGCGCGACGTTGACCCACATCAGGTTGACGAAGAAGGAAGTGGAGAACGAGGGCTCGATCGTGACCGCGCCCGTTCCATAACCGGCCAGCAGTCCCACGAAGAGAACGGCCGCGATGACCACGTTGACGGCGGGCCCGGCGACGGCGATCCAGAATTCGTGCATCGGCTCGGTCGGCATCCGCTGCATGCGGGCGACGCCACCGATCGGCAGCAGCGTGATGTCCTCCGTGGGCACACCGTAGCGGCGGGCGGTCAAAGCGTGTCCGAGTTCGTGAAGGATGACGCATCCGAAGACCGCCAGGATGAATCCGACCCCGCGCGCTGCGGCAATCCAGCCTCCGTCCGTCGCGGCGTAACTGATCGCAATCCACGCCAGCAGCAGCAGAAACGTCCAGTGCATACGAAGGCGAATGCCGGCGATCCGGCCGATATTCCAGGACCATTTCATCGAGTCACACTCCTGCCGGATGTTTCCAGGTCCTACGTCGACGGGCGGTTCGTCCGCAGTCGTGAAGACCTGCATCAACGAAGCGGCAATTCGCGTTCCGGACTCGAAGTGGACCGATCGAGGCCGGCAAATGCGCGGCAAACCGTCACGCTGGACGCTCACCCACCAGGAAACGGTGGCCAGAGGGGCAGCAAGGCGCTGAACCCCTCCCGGGGACGCCCTGCGGGAATCTTGCGGAAGAAGGAGGAGTCGTTCCGGGGACTTTACGCCACAATGCTTTAGGGCAACTCGTCGGTCGTTGTTCTGCGAGCTGCGGCCGTGTTGAGACGGTGCGGAACGCTGCTTGCAGTAGGCGGCAGTATGGGGAACGTGTTCGGCGCATCCGCCCACGCGGAGACTGATCCGTTCCGTTTCCACGCTGCCGCTGACTTCTGCAAAGGCACAGGTATGCTGACCACTCCGACCGGAACATCAGGGATTGCCGCGACTGCCGTGTCGCAGGTCGTGATTGTCGACGAACATCCAATCGTCCGCCGTGGCCTGGCTCATCTATTGACCTCCGAGCCGGATCTCGAGGCGGTCGGCCATGCCGGCGGGTTCTCCGAAGCGGTCCGGATGTTCCGCGACACGGACGCGGACCTGACCATCCTCGAGATTGCCCTGCGGGAAGGGAGCGGACTGGAGCTGATCAAGCAGCTCGTCTCCCTCAAGCCGGAGGCCAAGCTGCTCGTGTTCTCGGCCTGCGACGAACGACTGTACGCAGAGAGAACGCTTCGAGCCGGCGCACATGGATTCATCAGCAAGACGGCGCGGCCCGAGCAGTTGCTCGCCGCGATGCGTCGAGTGCTGGACGGACACGTGTACCTGAGCGAGCCGATGACGAACCGGCTGCTCTCGCGAGCGGTGGGGGTCGACGACGTCCTCGAAACGTCTCCGATCGAAGCCTTCTCGGACCGTGAGCTCGAAGTGTTCGAGATGATCGGACAGGGGATCCCGACCCGCGAAATCGCAGAGCGGCTTCATCTCTCCCCCAAGACCGTCGAGACGTACCGCGAAAACATCAAGTCAAAGCTGGGGCTGCGGAATGCTGCCGAGCTGACCCAGCACGCCGTCCAGTGGATTCTGGAGTCCAGGGCCGCTGGCTGAGCGGGAGAAGGCGAAACGGGACGGAACCGAAGGTGACCGAAACGGCAACGGGACGCGAACCCGAACTGGGTTTGCGTCCCGTTTGTCGTTGATCAATGGCCGTCGCGGCCCGGACGTCGACTACTTGTAAAGGCTGCCGAACGTGTCGAGCAGCATGCTGGCGATGGGGCCATGCTCACCCCAGGCCCACATATTGTTGACCAGGTCGAACATCATCACCCCCACGCCAACCAGGCAGACGGTCGAGACGAGCAGGCCGACAAAGGGGACCGGGCCCCATTCGGCTTCGCCACCACCCACAGGGCCGCGGGCGGCCAGTGGAGCGGCGAACTCCTGACTGGCGCCGGATTCCTCGAAGACCTCGTCATCGGCATCGAAGACATCCAGCTCGTCCAGTTCGTCGTCTTCGCCGAGAATCTCATCAGAGACCTCCAGCTCGTCGTCGTCGAATTCGGCGACTTCGGCCGAGTCGTCTTCGTCGAGGTCGAAGACGGCATCGTCGAGGCTTTGCTCGGAGGAGTCGGCGAGGTCCATCTGACCGGTGTCGGCATCGCCGGCATTCAGCTCGTAGGCGCTGTCATCCTCACCGGCGAGCGAGGGGATCTCGAACTGGGTTTCGGGCAGACTGTCTTCGTCCGAGACGGCGTCCATCATCGGAATGGTGCCGCCACCGACGCCGCCCGAATCTTCGAGCGAAATGCCGCTGTCGCCGACCGATTCGAGCGAGATGCCGCTGTCGGCCGCCGACTCGAGAGAGATGCCACTGTCGCCGGTGATGTCCAGCGAAATGCCACTGTCCTCAGAGCTGTCGAGCGTGATGCCGCTGTCATTGTCCAGAGCGATGCCGCTGTCGGCACCGAGCGTGATGCCCTCGTCCTCTTCGGACTTCTTGCCTTCGAGTGCGGTACCGCTGTCGGAGGGGCCTTCGAGCGAGATGCCACTTTCGGACGACAGAGCGATGGCGCTCTCGTCCCCCAGGCCGATGCCGCTCTCGTCGGAGAGGACCGACGCGCTCATGCTGTCGTCCGGCGAGAAGTCGAGGTCGAGCTTCGAGTCGCCCGAATCCGACTGCAGCATGGTGACGTCACTCTGCACCGAGTCGTTGGACGTGTTCTCGGGCGAATCGACCAGCTGAACGTCGCTGTCGCTTCCCTCTTCGGGCGAGTCCCCGACAAGCTTGACGTCGCTGTCGCTACCCCCTTCGTCGGGACGGACGAGTTCGACGTCGGCGTCACTCCCCTGGCCAACCAGCCGCACGTCACTGTCGCTCGCATCGTCAGAGACGAGGCGGACGTCGCTGTCGGAGTCGCTCAGCGGCTGCAGCGAGGTGTCCGGATCGCTGCCGACCGGAGAACCGGCGTCGTCCGAAACAAGCCGGACGTCGCTGTCGGATCCTTCGAGGTCGGCCCCCTTCTTGCGGATCACGGTCGGCTGCTCGCCCACGTCCTCGGACGGTTCGGAGAGCAGGATGTCCGACTCGATGTCCTGATTCGACGAATCGTCCCCGAGCAGGATGTCGGATTCTTCCGGTTCGTCGCGGAGCATCGGAACTTCCGGGTCGGAATCGACCTGTCGGGTCCGGGCCAGCTCTTCGATGTCTTC
This region includes:
- a CDS encoding response regulator; this translates as MLTTPTGTSGIAATAVSQVVIVDEHPIVRRGLAHLLTSEPDLEAVGHAGGFSEAVRMFRDTDADLTILEIALREGSGLELIKQLVSLKPEAKLLVFSACDERLYAERTLRAGAHGFISKTARPEQLLAAMRRVLDGHVYLSEPMTNRLLSRAVGVDDVLETSPIEAFSDRELEVFEMIGQGIPTREIAERLHLSPKTVETYRENIKSKLGLRNAAELTQHAVQWILESRAAG
- a CDS encoding site-2 protease family protein codes for the protein MKWSWNIGRIAGIRLRMHWTFLLLLAWIAISYAATDGGWIAAARGVGFILAVFGCVILHELGHALTARRYGVPTEDITLLPIGGVARMQRMPTEPMHEFWIAVAGPAVNVVIAAVLFVGLLAGYGTGAVTIEPSFSTSFFVNLMWVNVALVLFNVLPAFPMDGGRILRALLATRMDYRRATHIAASLGQMMAILFGIAGFFVNPLLLFIALFVYMGAEAEAQTVDLRESLRGFPAGSAMLTRFQTLHPDSTLQHAIDQLLAGSQHEFPVVDESGYRGLLRREDLANGLKEHGPEASIRDAFTVTSETADENDRLNDTLERMHQLGCQTLPVLRDGQVVGLITLDNIAELIMVRNAEQGRQSSATPLDPVQAA
- a CDS encoding helix-turn-helix domain-containing protein; this encodes MSKKYLSLDEASAHLSIPKDELMRMREKGDIRGFADRGTWKFKIEDIEELARTRQVDSDPEVPMLRDEPEESDILLGDDSSNQDIESDILLSEPSEDVGEQPTVIRKKGADLEGSDSDVRLVSDDAGSPVGSDPDTSLQPLSDSDSDVRLVSDDASDSDVRLVGQGSDADVELVRPDEGGSDSDVKLVGDSPEEGSDSDVQLVDSPENTSNDSVQSDVTMLQSDSGDSKLDLDFSPDDSMSASVLSDESGIGLGDESAIALSSESGISLEGPSDSGTALEGKKSEEDEGITLGADSGIALDNDSGITLDSSEDSGISLDITGDSGISLESAADSGISLESVGDSGISLEDSGGVGGGTIPMMDAVSDEDSLPETQFEIPSLAGEDDSAYELNAGDADTGQMDLADSSEQSLDDAVFDLDEDDSAEVAEFDDDELEVSDEILGEDDELDELDVFDADDEVFEESGASQEFAAPLAARGPVGGGEAEWGPVPFVGLLVSTVCLVGVGVMMFDLVNNMWAWGEHGPIASMLLDTFGSLYK
- a CDS encoding baeRF3 domain-containing protein is translated as MDVLTRAQLLELAPVQEGPHVSLYLKTFRSAPDSHQNPIRLKNLLAEASDQLESLGYDQGDIRPLLQPASELLDHDRFWTHQADGLAIFLARDFVRIYQTGQSFEDEVVVDDSFRVTPLIPATQPSGHYYVIAVSPDSCRFFEGSKFGLHERTLDDLPENVDQALQRERERELNFHSMQPRPQADAQHDTAMYHGHEENALEIDMAAYMRIVRDAIHPVVYQSHAPLIFAGTEEAFASFRENANDLPSLHGTAADGNPDRLSANELHEKTWPIAEEILRSKELQPLSEYEARAAANSATDRLDLILPAAGDGLIDTLVLQRGASCPGDYDVNERTLRHNDENGAELLNLAARLTLQSGGEVVVVDEDTMKDRWAAAVLRCPTSAIALPV